AAAGCTATTCGCTCACGGTAAAAATAGGACCTCGGTTTGATCAGGTGCACATAAAGACAAATAATATATGACGTCGTTCATTTCTTTGTCCATATGCCCCCACAGGCCACAATCTAAATAGATAAGTACCATCGATAGAGCGTGTGAagtagataagaaacagaggagaGGAACAGAGCGAGCGAGTGAGAATGAAAAACAAAGGAGAGAAAAGCTCTGTTTATCATCTGAATACTTATGAAGTTCCTCGAAGAACAAAACCAAATCGTGTATTCATGTTAATCTATGCATGTGGAATCATGGCTATATTTTATCATCATCTTACTAGTCTCATATTCCATTCAAATCATTTATTGCCATCAATCTTACTGTTAATCGCTGATTTAGTACTAACTTTCATGTGGGTTATATCTCAAGCTTTCCGATGGTGTCCTATTCGTAGAAAAGTTTACCCAGAGAATCTATCCAAACTTGTAAAGGAAGAGGATCTTCCAGCGCTGGATGTATTTATATGTACCGCCGATCCATACAAAGAACCTCCGATGGAAGTTGTGAATACAGCTTTATCTGTATTAGCATTCGACTACCCTTCGGATAAGATATCTGTGTTTGTTTCTGATGATGGAGGGTCTCAAATGACTCTTTTTGCGTTGATGCATGGAGCAAAGTTTGCCAAATACTGGTTACCGTTTTGTAGGAAGCATAATCTCAGGAGGAGATGTCCTAAAGTGGTTTTCAACCAGCATGATTCTTCTGATGCTGATTATCAACAGATTAAGTCGTGTATTTTTCAAGAGGAGTTTCTAAATTTGAAGGTAATCTCTCCTCCCCTAttctttttttacttttcttACGTCAAATTTTGACTGGACATAGTTTGACAGCATCAAATTCTTGCTTtcaattaatttttcttttttttttgtgcggATGTGAAACTTTTTCCTCCCTGCTGATTTAGCAAGCAGATAATCAGAATCAGGGGTTATTCGAGCTCCACTACAATCATGTTTAAATATTTACTGAGCATATATAGATGATCCCATTTGCTAGTTGTTCAAGAAGTGCCCTTTACACTACTGGGGTGGgtaaattttatataattttttttgaaacgctgaGTTGAGCCAATTGGACATTTGACTATGTGAGTAATCTAGTAGTACCAAACGGCGCAATTTATACGAGGTGAGGATTTTTCCTCCACCCATGGATCATCGTCAACATGCGGATGACAAATTTTCCACTGTTTAATTTTCAAAACAAAGTATTCCACTGTTTACCTGGCCATGAGCCCAGCTCTCATACTTGAAACTTTATATGACGTCCAACTGGTCCATATATGTTTGGTCCATGTTGGTGGTACTGATTTAGAGCCAAGTACTCAAGTTACTGTAGTTATACTTATACCTCATGATGAGCCTGCCTGGCGTTATACTTATACCTCATGATGAGCCTAGCTAAATTGGTAAAAACAGTTGTTCTTGCATTAATTCCTAAACAACTTCTGGCTAACTTCTGTTCTAACCATATTTACCATATATGTTTATGAGATTTTAAGGGAACGTTTTCATTTTTCGAGTAGTTTAAATTCGGTCatcatttattttctttgtagACATTATACGAGGAAATGGTTAGGAAAGTAGAGCATGTAATGGAACAAGGATTCGTAGAtgatgatttgattgataatgaagaAGAGCGTCATGTTTTCAATAAATGGAAAGTCAATGGATTTACACGCCAACATCATCCTACCGTCATTCAGGTATTTCTCACCTTGTAAAATATTGTATAGTAATCACTCCATTGCTGTAATCTAATGTAATGAAGTTTTCATTAGGTGCTCATGGAAAGCCTCAAGGACATTGATGTCTCAGGGATACCCCTACCTAACTTAATCTACCTTTCTCGGGAAAAAAGTAAGCATTTTCACCACAATTTCAAGGCGGGTGCACTGAATGCGTTGGTAAGAAAAATGAAACTATATATGTTAGTAACAACAACTTTtagtatatattatatatatatatatattttggctGATGTTATCTCTTGATAAATTTAATGAAGATACGTGTATCAGCGGTAATGAGCAGCGCACCGATAGTTCTCAGCCTTGACTGTGACATGTACTGTAATAATCCTCAAGCTCCGCGTCTAGCACTTTGCCATCTACTGGACCCAGTTCAAGGTTCAAAGGTTGCTTTTGTTCAATTTCCTCAACGATACAAAGGGATCAATCCAACTGACATTTACAACAACGAGCTCACAAGGCCATTTATAATATATGCTGAAGGGTTCGATGGAATTGGTATTATGAATTATGTTGGCACAGGTCCCTTTATAAACCGAAAAGCGTTTTACGGCGGTCCATTTCAATCAAAAGTAAACATATTCCACGGATTCAACAGTGATGATGAAAGTGATTTATTGGAGAATAGAAAAACAATAAGTTCAAAACTAATTTTGGAAGCAGCTGATAAAGTTGCAGATTGCAACTATGAACATGGAACTCAATGGGGATTAACTTTGGGTTTCAGATATGGATCCATGGTTGAAGATTTTTTTACAGGCTATCGTATGCTATGCGAAGGATGGCGATCAGTATTTTGCAATCCAACAATTCCTGCATTTCTTGGAGATTTCCCAATCAGCTTAAACGATTCATTAGTTCAAGTGCAACGGTGGTCGGTTGGATTGATTGAGGTTGGATTCTCAAAGTATTGCCCATTAACATTTGGTACAAAAAACCATTCTCTACTTATGGGCATGGCTTATAGTTTTGGTGCCTTCTGGCCTGTATTGGCTATCCCTAATATCATATATGGTCTTCTTCCGCAGCTTTGCCTTATACACGACATATATTTGTTTCCCAAGGTATCTCCATCTCTCTAAAATTTGGTTTCATTTAGCATTACTAGCTGTAATGGATTGTTAATATGTATGTTGAATGCAGGTCTCTGATCAATGGTTTTATCCATATGCATACCTCTTTTCAGCAACATACATTCAAGATTTTATTGAGAGCTATTACGTATATGGAATAACTTTCAAAAAATGGTGGAACGAACAAAGAATGTGGTTGATTCGGGGAGTGACGTGTTACAGTTTTTCATTTATAGAATTCATACTTAGCCGGATTGGTATCTCAACTCCAAACTTCAATATTACAAGCAAAGTAATAGATAATGAACAACAAAAAAGATATGACCAAGAGATATTCGACTTTGGAGTAGAATCGCCATTTTTCGTGGCTTTATCAACATTTGCATTGGTCAATTTAGTCTCATTTAGCTTTGGTATTGCGAAGGTGATATTTATGGATGGAAATTTGGAAGAATTGTTCGTTCAATTGTTTTTAAGTGGATTTGTGTTGGTGAATTGTTTGCCTATTTATGAAGCTATGGTGTTGAGAAAAGATGGAGGAAGAATGCCTACAAAAGTAACTTTAATATCGCTTGTGATTACATTGCTTCTTTGTTACGGGGCCGGATTTGCTATGAAATGACGGGTTTCGCGCTACTCTTGGAATGAGAGTTTTGAAGTTCATGAGATGATATTTGTTATTGATTGGTGTTTAAATAATTTCTCACGATAGATTGACAATGTGTTACATGTTGGATGCAATAATCGAAAGCaatgaaaaatcaaataaataaaagttattgatacttagcttctttataatggaagtgatcgatttaacGAAACGGAAGAGTTTTCCGGGTCTTCGTAACATCAACATGGTAAAACTTTGGAAAGAGTGAGTcccgtgttcaacacgttgtccttaagacattagcgcccagcTACATCCAAaaagtgatgttatagccctcacaggacggatgcTTCCAGGATAAAACATCAtattacacctactactagcatatgtactagatgctcaacttgagcttggaaactcgAAAAACCCTCAAGGAAAAACAatagaaaaatatttttcctttctaaaatatagagaaatccatttccttttagattttacaaaagtagagaatttgtttatataatggaataatacaacttaagaagatgAACACTCCGATGTAGGACTAAAAAATTTATATAGTCTCTATTGGATACACAATGAACAATCATTTCTGGACTTTATTAGGTCTAACCGTCAGAAATTAGCTTGGCGCTTTTTTAAGAATCAACATTTGGAAATAAACTTTCTGGGAATTAAAATCCTTTTACATCATAATTAAATCGGGTAGATTAATGCTTTTGGTACCAGAAATAGAAGTCCACTCCAGATGAAATGAAAAAATATTTcgcttcttttttttatttttgaagcaaaGGGGTGAATTTTTATattaatagaaaagaaaaaaggcaAGAAGCCCAGTACAAGAGTTATCATAACTCGGGCCAATCAGATATTTCTATCAACTGAATCTTCCCAGTTGGAAACAAGCTCAGTAAACGTAATCAATCTAAACCAATTTCTAATTGACCCCATTGAAAAACTATTCTCTTAACCTCTATGATGATCCAATCATAATGTCTGGATCTCTTATTTGCCATTGTTCTTCGATTCCTCTCAAGCCAGATAGCCCAAGATATGGAAAAAGGAAGCATCGTCTAACCGTAGTCTTGTGCTGAGTtgatctccatttttcaaaatagATTTTATGTCTTTGTGAACCCAACCAACATCCATCCTTGAACTGAAATATCTCCATATTTCTTTTGAGAAACTGCATTTTAAAAGGAGATGATCAACAGTTTCAATTTCTCCACTGCACATGCTGCACATTGTATTGTTGATCTGACTTACTCTCTTAAGAAGGTTATCGATTGTAAGAATTGCATTGTTGATAGAAAACCAGATAAAGAGTTGATCTTTTGGATGGATGTACATACATGCTTGAAGGAAGAGGATGTGCTGCCAGTTTGGAGATTGTTCATCTGCCATTTGTATCCCTCCTTAGAAGTATATCCACCGCCGGTATTAAGACTGAAAATGTCTTCATTGTCATTTAGAATTGGGGTTGCACCAATTATGATGTGTATGTCATTTAGTTCTGCAAGTACTTCTGCAGATGGGTTCTCTCTTAACTGAATTGACCAAGATCCGTTCTGGATCAAGTCTGCTACTTTGGCATTTTTCCTATTTGTAGGGTTGTAAGCTTTCTTGCGGGTGTCTTTGAAAGGGATAACACTCTTCCAAGCATCCTGCCAAAATTTCACATTTTTTCCTTCTCCTATTGAGAACT
This is a stretch of genomic DNA from Papaver somniferum cultivar HN1 chromosome 1, ASM357369v1, whole genome shotgun sequence. It encodes these proteins:
- the LOC113282387 gene encoding cellulose synthase-like protein G2 isoform X1, translating into MKNKGEKSSVYHLNTYEVPRRTKPNRVFMLIYACGIMAIFYHHLTSLIFHSNHLLPSILLLIADLVLTFMWVISQAFRWCPIRRKVYPENLSKLVKEEDLPALDVFICTADPYKEPPMEVVNTALSVLAFDYPSDKISVFVSDDGGSQMTLFALMHGAKFAKYWLPFCRKHNLRRRCPKVVFNQHDSSDADYQQIKSCIFQEEFLNLKTLYEEMVRKVEHVMEQGFVDDDLIDNEEERHVFNKWKVNGFTRQHHPTVIQVLMESLKDIDVSGIPLPNLIYLSREKSKHFHHNFKAGALNALIRVSAVMSSAPIVLSLDCDMYCNNPQAPRLALCHLLDPVQGSKVAFVQFPQRYKGINPTDIYNNELTRPFIIYAEGFDGIGIMNYVGTGPFINRKAFYGGPFQSKVNIFHGFNSDDESDLLENRKTISSKLILEAADKVADCNYEHGTQWGLTLGFRYGSMVEDFFTGYRMLCEGWRSVFCNPTIPAFLGDFPISLNDSLVQVQRWSVGLIEVGFSKYCPLTFGTKNHSLLMGMAYSFGAFWPVLAIPNIIYGLLPQLCLIHDIYLFPKVSDQWFYPYAYLFSATYIQDFIESYYVYGITFKKWWNEQRMWLIRGVTCYSFSFIEFILSRIGISTPNFNITSKVIDNEQQKRYDQEIFDFGVESPFFVALSTFALVNLVSFSFGIAKVIFMDGNLEELFVQLFLSGFVLVNCLPIYEAMVLRKDGGRMPTKVTLISLVITLLLCYGAGFAMK